A portion of the Celeribacter indicus genome contains these proteins:
- a CDS encoding DUF736 family protein, with protein MFAGTLTRNVETAAAQYTGMIHGARFDIAIQLEARAKISERSPDFDVTAVNKSGRKVRIGTAWNETGNTSGNPYISMQIDVGLGPFRVNAVQTKEARAAQSGAFEIIPLVSNGLMKSGSISGELTAMDADNAFTGYIANMMFDLEFMLIENSYKSEETHPDYRIEVSSPRGTPIRVGSAWMAKSSRTGNDYLSLLINTPDGDLRVNAVQNEEQRGGQTFSIIPFIDSGEQPQDAGAGLSLVA; from the coding sequence ATGTTCGCAGGAACCCTCACCCGCAATGTCGAGACCGCAGCCGCTCAGTACACCGGCATGATTCACGGGGCACGCTTTGACATCGCCATCCAGTTGGAGGCGCGGGCCAAGATATCCGAACGCAGCCCGGATTTTGACGTGACTGCAGTCAACAAATCAGGCCGCAAGGTGCGCATCGGCACGGCCTGGAACGAGACCGGCAATACCAGCGGCAACCCCTACATCTCGATGCAGATCGATGTCGGCTTGGGCCCGTTCCGGGTCAACGCGGTGCAGACGAAAGAGGCGCGCGCGGCCCAGAGCGGCGCGTTCGAGATCATCCCGCTGGTCTCGAACGGCCTGATGAAATCCGGCTCGATCTCGGGCGAACTCACCGCCATGGACGCCGACAACGCCTTCACCGGCTACATCGCGAACATGATGTTCGATCTGGAGTTCATGCTGATCGAGAACAGCTACAAATCCGAAGAGACCCACCCCGATTACCGCATCGAGGTCAGCTCGCCCCGGGGCACACCGATCCGCGTCGGCTCGGCGTGGATGGCGAAAAGCAGCCGCACGGGCAATGACTACCTGTCGCTGCTGATCAACACGCCCGATGGTGACCTGCGCGTGAACGCCGTGCAGAACGAAGAGCAGCGCGGCGGGCAGACCTTCTCGATCATCCCGTTCATCGACAGCGGTGAGCAGCCGCAGGACGCGGGCGCGGGGCTCTCCTTGGTCGCCTAA
- a CDS encoding DUF6878 family protein, which translates to MTNPQIDYAAMAAQWRAERETTLKASRTELLAQLRALGISGVTAEYEGYGDSGNVEDVTVQPAEVQLPEALAAEVGDFAWSLAYHHHPGFENNEGGYGTLTWDIAADSITLDHADRYVECSHSYDEGL; encoded by the coding sequence ATGACCAATCCCCAGATCGATTATGCCGCAATGGCGGCTCAGTGGCGCGCGGAGCGCGAAACCACCTTGAAGGCATCCCGAACGGAGCTGCTCGCGCAACTACGTGCGCTTGGCATCAGCGGGGTCACTGCCGAATACGAAGGCTATGGCGACTCCGGCAATGTCGAGGATGTGACGGTGCAGCCTGCAGAGGTCCAGCTGCCGGAGGCGCTTGCCGCAGAGGTTGGCGACTTCGCCTGGTCGCTGGCCTATCACCATCACCCGGGGTTCGAAAACAATGAGGGCGGCTATGGCACGCTGACTTGGGACATTGCAGCAGACAGCATCACGCTCGATCACGCGGACCGCTATGTCGAATGCTCGCACAGCTATGACGAGGGTCTTTGA
- a CDS encoding strawberry notch family protein, protein MSKPRTANPALAISEADLASALAQIGTEVDDQPLRSSALARIMRETFHGSDAGGAWDWRMAYDMMQAAAIQVLLRGAGATADIANAKLLASRLLTETRRSEQQIRLQQFSTPLPFAALALRAAAVRKGETVLEPSAGTGALAAFAARAGATLVLNEIDPFRQSLLRAAFGGDVTGHDGEHIDDLLQTPVLPDVVVMNPPFASSVDRSRDKHIAAKHLIAAAKRLAPGGRLVAIMPPGFTPERDAAHWSRACGLLTPRLALTMPRQVYRKLGTSVETQLMVFDKVQEGGEMIRATLCDLDEALPFVDAVAATRTEMSPAQRVEAIPHARPTVRSSVPRKTAAGVITAPTARANAVRPLSFTSLQTPRNNMPISDIYARYRPQRIKIADAQEHPTPLVESIAMASVAPPMPSNTGRDDLRLPARLIEEGHLSEAQLETIIMAHDAHRRDLPGRFAIDDDQTKLTRADDDPDARAYRLGYFLGDGTGCGKGRECAGLILVNWLAGRRKAIWVSKSATLIEDAIRDWTDLGGSPADIQPLSKWKPEQPVPMGDGILFVTYATLRSAGKCGTTRLSQILDWMGEDFEGVLAFDEAHAMQNAAGSEQGRGVKPSQQGLAGLRLQLAAPRARVFYISATGATSVHNLAYAARLGLWGQGPEYPVPSRESFVSAMEAGGVAAMEVVARDLKTLGLYTARALSFDGVEYDVLEHALTPAQIEVYDAYAGAFRTIHHNLEAALTATGVNDASGETNASAARASAKSRFESTKQRFFNHLLMGMKAPSIIRAIEDDLAAGKACVIQVVSTGESLLKRRLETMDPEDELVEGALTPRDYVLGYLEQAFPIHAQKLVEIDGNMVAEPLRDETGALVVSREALALRDAAMMELMTLAPIPSALDQILWAFGDEAVAEVTGRSIRPLKAEDGHLFIEKRAASSNSSETQAFMDGEKDILIFSDAGGTGRSYHAAQTAKNQKRRRHYLLEPGWRADAAIQGLGRTHRSAQVSAPFFRVCTSDVHGEKRFTSTIAKRLDQLGALTKGQRETGSQGMFREEDNLESPIARAALRGYFADLAAGRAEAMSYESFTDWTALRLIDKDGVLLEELPPIQRFLNRVLALPIHMQNALFGEFMRRIADQTERARAAGTLDLGVETLRGEKIEQVSTEDLWTCPKSGAVTRIIGLEVTDPVYVLGAEEAISRNPDKLPMVNRASGRAALISARPMQMYDEDIVTLMRKVVRPNGSSYLEEARFESSAWEDIERREFTQLWDAEAASLPKTTTTKLYLLTGLLLPIWKDIPTTNERIYRVTPDGATAMIGRTLSEEGAAALRARFLVSNPQTPQEMLTAALGTTAPVDLGRGLTLTRRRVAGEMRLELGGADRGMIDGLKAMGCFTEIIAFQLRVFLPHGDGIDTGSILARIVGQEAAMTSEQAA, encoded by the coding sequence ATGTCCAAACCCAGAACGGCCAACCCGGCTCTCGCAATCTCCGAAGCCGATCTCGCCTCTGCCCTCGCGCAAATCGGCACGGAGGTCGATGACCAGCCCCTGCGCAGTTCAGCGCTCGCGCGTATCATGCGCGAGACGTTTCATGGCAGCGATGCCGGTGGCGCCTGGGACTGGCGCATGGCCTATGACATGATGCAGGCAGCGGCCATCCAGGTGCTTCTGCGTGGGGCCGGTGCCACAGCAGACATCGCCAACGCAAAACTCCTCGCCTCACGTCTCCTTACGGAAACCCGCCGGTCAGAGCAGCAGATCCGGCTACAGCAGTTTTCCACGCCGCTGCCATTTGCGGCGCTGGCCTTGCGGGCGGCAGCCGTTCGCAAGGGCGAGACCGTGCTGGAGCCCTCGGCTGGCACCGGTGCCCTGGCAGCTTTCGCCGCCCGGGCCGGTGCCACCCTTGTGCTCAACGAGATCGACCCCTTTCGCCAGAGCCTTTTGCGCGCGGCCTTTGGTGGCGATGTGACGGGCCATGACGGCGAGCATATCGACGATCTGCTTCAGACGCCGGTTCTACCCGACGTCGTGGTGATGAATCCGCCCTTCGCCTCCTCGGTCGACCGATCCCGCGACAAGCACATCGCTGCCAAACATCTCATTGCGGCTGCAAAGCGCCTGGCACCAGGTGGGCGCCTGGTGGCGATCATGCCGCCGGGGTTCACGCCCGAACGCGATGCCGCGCATTGGTCCCGCGCCTGCGGTCTCCTGACGCCACGATTGGCGCTGACGATGCCGAGGCAGGTCTACCGCAAGCTCGGCACCTCTGTCGAAACCCAGCTCATGGTCTTCGACAAGGTGCAGGAGGGCGGCGAGATGATCCGCGCCACTTTGTGCGATCTGGATGAAGCCCTTCCATTTGTCGATGCCGTGGCCGCAACACGGACCGAGATGAGCCCGGCCCAACGGGTTGAAGCGATCCCTCATGCTCGGCCGACCGTTCGATCATCTGTCCCGCGCAAGACCGCTGCCGGTGTTATCACCGCCCCCACAGCCAGGGCCAATGCCGTCCGTCCGCTCAGCTTCACGAGCCTTCAGACCCCGCGCAACAACATGCCCATCTCGGACATCTATGCGCGCTACCGTCCGCAACGGATCAAGATTGCGGATGCGCAGGAACATCCCACGCCGCTCGTTGAAAGCATCGCCATGGCCTCGGTTGCCCCGCCCATGCCCTCAAATACGGGCCGTGATGACTTGCGCCTGCCCGCACGGTTGATCGAGGAGGGACATCTCTCCGAGGCGCAGCTGGAAACCATCATCATGGCGCATGACGCCCATCGGCGCGACCTGCCGGGTCGGTTCGCGATCGATGACGACCAGACCAAGCTGACGCGCGCCGATGATGACCCGGATGCACGTGCCTATCGCCTTGGCTATTTCCTCGGCGACGGCACCGGTTGCGGCAAGGGGCGCGAATGCGCGGGGCTCATTCTCGTGAACTGGCTGGCCGGTCGCAGAAAGGCGATCTGGGTCTCCAAATCCGCCACGCTCATCGAGGACGCCATCCGCGACTGGACCGATCTCGGCGGCTCGCCAGCCGACATCCAGCCGCTCTCAAAATGGAAACCGGAGCAGCCCGTCCCTATGGGTGACGGTATTCTCTTCGTCACCTACGCCACGCTGCGGTCCGCGGGCAAATGCGGCACCACACGACTGAGCCAGATCCTCGACTGGATGGGCGAAGACTTTGAAGGCGTACTGGCCTTTGATGAGGCCCATGCCATGCAGAACGCGGCCGGGTCCGAGCAGGGCAGGGGGGTCAAACCCTCCCAGCAGGGCCTTGCTGGCCTGCGGCTGCAACTGGCAGCACCCCGCGCTCGCGTCTTCTACATCTCGGCCACGGGTGCCACGAGCGTGCACAACCTGGCCTATGCCGCGCGGCTGGGGCTCTGGGGGCAGGGCCCCGAATACCCCGTCCCAAGCCGCGAGAGCTTCGTTTCTGCGATGGAAGCCGGCGGTGTCGCTGCCATGGAGGTGGTCGCGCGCGATCTCAAGACGCTCGGGCTTTACACGGCGCGTGCCCTCAGTTTTGATGGGGTGGAGTATGACGTGCTCGAACACGCGCTCACTCCGGCCCAGATCGAGGTCTATGACGCCTACGCTGGAGCGTTTCGCACCATCCACCACAATCTCGAAGCCGCGCTGACGGCGACCGGCGTCAACGACGCCTCGGGCGAGACCAATGCGTCGGCCGCACGCGCCTCGGCCAAGTCCCGCTTCGAAAGCACGAAACAGCGCTTCTTCAACCATCTCCTGATGGGCATGAAGGCTCCAAGCATTATCCGCGCCATCGAGGACGATCTGGCGGCGGGCAAGGCTTGCGTCATCCAGGTGGTCTCGACGGGTGAGAGCCTGCTGAAACGTCGACTTGAGACGATGGATCCCGAGGATGAACTCGTCGAGGGTGCCTTGACGCCGCGCGACTATGTTCTCGGCTACCTCGAACAGGCCTTCCCAATCCATGCTCAAAAGCTCGTGGAGATCGATGGCAATATGGTGGCCGAGCCGCTCCGCGATGAAACTGGCGCGCTGGTCGTCTCGCGCGAGGCGCTCGCTCTGCGTGACGCGGCCATGATGGAGTTGATGACGCTGGCCCCGATCCCCTCGGCGCTCGATCAGATCCTCTGGGCCTTTGGCGACGAGGCTGTAGCAGAGGTCACGGGCCGGTCCATCCGGCCCCTCAAGGCCGAGGATGGCCACCTCTTCATCGAGAAACGCGCCGCCAGCAGCAATTCATCCGAAACCCAAGCCTTCATGGACGGCGAGAAGGATATCCTTATTTTCTCCGATGCAGGCGGTACGGGCCGGTCCTATCACGCGGCGCAAACGGCGAAGAACCAGAAACGGCGGCGGCACTATCTTCTGGAGCCCGGCTGGCGCGCGGATGCGGCCATCCAGGGGCTCGGGCGCACGCATCGCTCGGCTCAGGTCAGCGCGCCCTTCTTCCGGGTCTGCACCTCGGATGTGCATGGCGAAAAACGTTTCACCTCGACTATAGCCAAACGCCTCGACCAGCTGGGGGCCTTGACCAAGGGTCAGCGCGAGACCGGCTCGCAGGGCATGTTCCGGGAGGAGGACAATCTCGAAAGCCCGATCGCGCGGGCGGCGCTGCGTGGGTATTTCGCCGATCTTGCCGCCGGGCGCGCTGAGGCGATGAGCTACGAGAGCTTCACCGACTGGACAGCCCTGCGGCTGATCGACAAGGACGGGGTGCTCCTTGAGGAGCTGCCGCCGATCCAGCGGTTTCTCAACCGAGTTCTGGCCCTGCCCATCCACATGCAGAACGCGCTCTTTGGCGAGTTCATGCGCCGGATCGCTGATCAGACCGAACGCGCGCGCGCGGCAGGCACGCTCGATCTCGGCGTGGAAACCCTGCGCGGCGAAAAGATCGAGCAGGTCTCCACAGAGGATCTCTGGACCTGCCCGAAATCCGGCGCCGTGACGAGGATTATCGGACTTGAGGTGACGGACCCAGTGTATGTCCTGGGCGCCGAAGAGGCCATATCGCGCAACCCCGACAAGCTGCCGATGGTCAATCGCGCCTCCGGTCGCGCGGCGCTCATCTCGGCGCGGCCCATGCAGATGTATGACGAGGACATCGTCACGCTGATGCGCAAGGTGGTGCGGCCAAACGGGTCGAGCTATCTCGAAGAGGCGCGGTTCGAGTCCTCGGCTTGGGAAGATATTGAGCGGCGCGAGTTCACCCAGCTTTGGGACGCAGAGGCTGCGTCCCTGCCAAAAACCACCACGACCAAGCTCTACCTGCTGACCGGGCTGCTGCTGCCGATCTGGAAGGACATTCCGACCACCAATGAGCGCATCTACCGGGTCACGCCCGATGGGGCGACCGCCATGATCGGGCGCACGCTGAGCGAGGAAGGGGCGGCCGCGCTGCGCGCCCGCTTCCTCGTCTCCAACCCGCAAACACCGCAGGAGATGTTGACCGCCGCCCTCGGCACCACCGCGCCTGTCGATCTGGGCCGGGGTCTGACCCTGACCCGTCGCCGTGTCGCAGGCGAGATGCGCCTCGAGCTGGGCGGCGCGGATCGGGGCATGATTGATGGCCTCAAGGCAATGGGGTGTTTCACGGAGATCATCGCCTTCCAGCTGCGGGTGTTCCTGCCGCATGGGGACGGGATCGACACGGGAAGCATTCTGGCCCGGATCGTGGGGCAGGAAGCCGCCATGACGTCAGAACAAGCCGCCTGA
- a CDS encoding DUF6915 family protein, translating into MAHPLHHAESSARKFGGVPSDYQAIHDWFDASKEHLALFTHRAMRHHAQGLFDAERVFGLTLTNSAGRDIPVRWIGEQHVREDCQGRIPTMADWLRRIQPEPWMANGHIDRHSGDEPCGDPRVAWASEVAAGRTVLGLKDWMAARATQATQSA; encoded by the coding sequence ATGGCCCATCCGCTTCATCATGCCGAAAGCTCCGCCCGGAAATTCGGCGGGGTGCCGTCTGACTATCAGGCGATCCACGACTGGTTCGATGCCTCGAAAGAGCACCTCGCGCTCTTCACGCACCGCGCCATGCGCCACCATGCCCAAGGCCTGTTCGATGCCGAACGTGTCTTTGGCCTGACCCTGACCAATAGCGCAGGTCGGGACATTCCCGTGCGCTGGATCGGCGAGCAACACGTTCGCGAAGACTGCCAGGGCCGCATCCCGACCATGGCAGACTGGCTGCGACGGATACAACCTGAGCCATGGATGGCCAATGGCCACATCGACCGGCATTCTGGCGATGAGCCCTGCGGCGACCCAAGGGTTGCCTGGGCCTCCGAGGTCGCCGCCGGCCGAACGGTTCTTGGCCTGAAAGATTGGATGGCGGCGCGTGCGACGCAAGCCACGCAAAGCGCCTGA
- a CDS encoding rhomboid family intramembrane serine protease produces the protein MRAFFRRTAALVAFVALLWAVQVVNWIFGYGLNPAFGLIPRHVSGLDGVIAMPLLHGSFAHLMANTPPLLVMGGLLVATTTRALLAVNAVVIGLGGGLVWLFGSSAIHIGASGLVFGWFGFLVARGLVDRSPITLGAALVVGVLYGSLLWGVFPGQPSVSWEAHLFGALAGAAAAFLVRTHVHVPRLGGVDLD, from the coding sequence ATGCGCGCCTTCTTTCGGCGCACCGCGGCGCTTGTCGCCTTTGTCGCGCTGCTCTGGGCGGTCCAGGTCGTCAATTGGATCTTCGGTTACGGTTTGAACCCGGCCTTCGGCCTGATCCCCCGGCATGTCAGCGGATTGGATGGTGTCATCGCCATGCCCCTCCTGCATGGAAGCTTCGCGCATCTTATGGCCAATACGCCGCCGCTCCTGGTGATGGGTGGGCTGCTGGTGGCTACGACCACGCGGGCCTTGCTGGCCGTGAACGCCGTGGTGATCGGCCTCGGCGGCGGTCTTGTCTGGCTGTTCGGAAGCTCGGCCATCCATATCGGCGCGTCAGGGCTCGTCTTCGGCTGGTTTGGCTTCCTCGTCGCGCGCGGCCTCGTGGATCGCTCCCCGATCACGCTGGGCGCGGCACTGGTGGTCGGTGTCCTCTATGGCTCCCTTCTCTGGGGCGTTTTTCCAGGCCAACCCAGCGTCTCGTGGGAGGCGCATCTCTTCGGCGCTTTGGCCGGCGCGGCCGCTGCATTTCTTGTACGAACGCATGTCCATGTGCCGCGCCTCGGCGGCGTCGATCTGGACTGA